The Sinomicrobium kalidii region TCATAGGATCTCCCGGCCTGTACGAAACCGCTGATGAGGTTAAGGCAGATGTCCTTTTCCGCCACACCAATACGCATGCCCCATTCCCTGACCATGGTGTCCAGCAGGGTTTCCGGGATATCCTTTCGTTTTACAAAACAGTTGGCAATGGGCATGGGCGGTATTTTAAAACTTGCGTTCCTGGAAAGGCAGGCCTTTTCCGTCTTCGCAATAGGTTTTCAGGCTCAGGAGGAACATTCCCCAGTTATAGTTACACCAGCGGTAGAATTCGGTCACTTCCTTCCAGTTGGCGTGGTTCAGGGTCACTGTGGTCACCCCGTCTTTTTCGGTGAGGTTGAAAATTACCGAGGTGCCTATCCATTCCGGATCGGATGCCACGCAATTCCACACGATCTTCCTGTTTTCGTCAAGATGATCTATTTTCATTTTGGTTGCGTAGCCGTCGTCAAAATCAAATTCGTTGATAAAACCTTCTTCGGGACGTACCTTCAGTTCTCTGGTCCACACTTCAGAAAGACCTTTTTCCGTAGTCAGCGCTTTATATACTTCAGAGGCGGGGACTTTTATATAGTTTATATGTTCGATGTTTGCCATGGGGGAAGTTATTTTTAGTGGTTGTTTATTAGAGAATTTTTTCAGTAGATGACAAAAATTGAATTTCGATAATTTCTCGATTTGTTACCCCGGCCCTAAAGGGAGCAAATCGAGGAAAATCAGGCTCCCTTATAGGGTCGGGGTAAAACCGATTTTTCTTTAATCCCGGTCAAAACAATTTTTAGTATTCGGCAGGCGCATTGATCATCCACTGTTTGCCGAATTTGTCGGTAAGCTGACCGAAATAGGCATTCCAGAACTGCTTTTCAAAAGGCATGTCGACCTTGCCGCCTTCTGCCAGTTGGCCGAAAATCCTTTCTGCCTGTTTCCCGTCGGGAATTTCCACGGTGAGTGATATACTGTTGGTATTGTGGGCTACGGGCTGTCCGGGAAAGCTGTCGCAGGCCAGTATGGTGTTGTCGTTAAAGGTAAGCTCGGCATGCATTATTTTGTTTTTGTGGCTTTCCGGCACATCCATGGGGGCCTCGGTAAAACGGCGAAAGCTGGTCTCCCCGCCGAAAACGGATTGGTACCATTGGAGGGCTTCCTCACAATTATCCTGAAATCGGAGGTAAGGCATGAGTTTCATAATATTGTGTTTATTTGGTTTTGTTATTACAATATGCTAAAGTAAAGCGTAATTTTGGCATTCAAGGAGGTTATTCCGCCATTTTATAGGGGGATTCGGGACAAAATTGTATCTTTAGAGGCTCCTTTGGACGGTTTTTTCCGTAAATAAGTGGTTGTTATTTAATTGTTTAAGCTACAATTAAAGACCGGCCATTTTCGGGAAACGTCAAAAAAGGGGAAAGCACCCGCAGCTTTATTTTATACGATCTGTTTAAAAAACGCAATATACCCAATGGAACTATCTATTTTACTGACATCCCACCACCGCCTGCTCAGTGTGGCGGCCATGCTGGATGTTTTTCAATCTGTTAACCGCTATTTTACCGAAGCGGGAAAAGCGCCTTTCTTTGACATTCAACTGCTTTACGGGGCAAGCGAAGACTATAAGGACCGGTATAACGGATTTAACACGAAACCCATAAACGGGGTCAGCCGTACGGACCTGGTCCTTATTCCGGCTTTTGCCTCGGAAGATATCAGAACTCTTATTGCCGGGAACAAGGATATTATCTTTTGGCTGAACACACAATATAAGCAGGGGGTGGAAATAGCCAGCTTCTGTACCGGGGCCTTTTTATTGGGGGCATCCGGATTGCTTAACGGCCGGAAAGCCACTACGCACATCAATGCCACGACGGCCTTTGCCAACAGCTTTCCGAATGTGTTGTTACAGGCCAGGGAAATCCTTACCGAAGACGGCGGGGTGTATACCAGCGGTGGCGCCACCAACAGTTTTCACCTGATGCTGCACCTCATCAAAAAATACTGCGGGGTGGAAGCGGCCATTTACATTTCCAAAATGTTCGCTATTGATATGGACCGCGAACAACAGGCCTGCTACGGGACGTTTACGCCCAACCGTAACCACGGCGATGAACTGGTAAAGGGCATTGAACAGTATATCCATGAAATGTACCCGGAAATACACACTATAGAGGAAATTGTAAACGAAGTACCCTCCAGCCGGCGAAACATGGTACGGCGGTTTAAAAAGGCCACGGGAGTTACGCCCATTGTCTACCTTCAGAAGATACGTATGGAAGCCGCCAAGAAAATGCTGGAACAGACCAATAAAAGCATTATGGAGGTGATGCTTGAAGTGGGGTACCGGGATGAAAAATCGTTCCGGAAGCTGTTTAAAAAGAATACGGGCACCACACCCGTGGCCTATAGGGAAAAGTTTAAAGGGGTGGTACTGAATGCGTAAAATGTGATGTGTTGATTTGATAATGTGCCAATGTGATAATTGTGTGGTGTTGTGCCGGGCAGAATGGCGGATTGCTTTGTGAAGTTCTGCGATAAAATAAAGATATATTGTGATAAAAAACAGCTGTTTTTAGCTAAAGTGAAGTTGTTTTTGGCTGATGTAACAAAAGTTTGGGCTCCTGAACCGGAAGTTTTAGCCAAAATGAAGTAATTTTTAGGATAACTGACTAAAATTTTAGGTTTTTCACCTGAAAAGAACACCGTCTTTGCTAAACGGAACCTTTTTTTACCTGAACGGGACATTATTTTACCTAAACACTATTTCATTCTACCTGAAAAGAAGGCTATCTGACTTAAAATTTTTGCATTTAACACTTCTGAAAGAAAACAAAAATAATTTTGAAAAGACAGTGTAAAGTGAATGTTATTTTAAGGATAAACCTGACCCTGTTATAAAGGGTTTTGGGATATTATTAGTAGTTTTGATAACGTTAAAAAAACACTAATATATGATGAAACACTACGCTGCCAAATTATGTACCCTTTCCGTAGCCCTGCTGTTCAACAGTTTTTTGTTGTTGGCCCAGGTGCCGGCTTATTACAACGGAACGGACATTTCCCAGACAGGTAATAACCTTAAAAACGAGCTTGCTGCGCTCATTACTCAGACGCATACCACCAACCTGAGTTATACTCCGGGCGTATGGGAAGCACTGAAACAGACCGACCTCGATCCGGGCAACCCGGAAAACGTACTTCTGATCTACGGTTATAACGATAATGACGGCAACCTGCAAACCGACCGTACCCGCGACAAGGATAGTAACGGCGGAAGTACAGGCGACTGGAACCGTGAGCATGTATTTGCAAAATCATTGGGAAATCCCAATCTGGGGACTTCCGGTCCCGGGGCTGATGCCCATCATCTCCGTGCCTCCGATGTGAGCATGAATTCCAGCAGGGGAAATCTCCCTTTCGAAGATGCCAGCGGAAATGCCCGGAGGATAAACAACTCCTGGTATCCCGGCGATGAATGGAAAGGCGATGTGGCCCGGATGATCATGTATATGTACCTCCGGTACGGCGACCGCTGCCTGCCGTCTGCCGTAGGTGTGGGGGCTCAGACTTACAGCAGCGACATGATGGATGTGTTCCTGGAATGGAATGCCGAAGACCCGGTGTCGCAATACGAACGTAACCGTAACAATATACTCGAAAATATTCAGGGCAACCGTAACCCTTTTATTGACAATCCGGTCTTTGCTACTTCCATCTGGGGAGGGCCACAGGCCGAAGACCGTTTCGGAGACAGCACACCGGCTCCCGTTGCCGAAGTACTGATCAACGAGATCGATGCCGATACGCCCGGCAGTGACGCGATGGAATTCATAGAACTGTACGACGGCGGTGCGGGAAATACTTCGCTGAACGGTATGGTACTGGTATTGTACAACGGTTCCATTGACGAGAGTTACAGGACCATTGACCTTAGCGGATATTCCACCGATGCCGATGGTTATTTTGTACTCGGTAATGAGGGTGTGGCCAATGTATCATTGACGTTTCCGGGAAATACCTTACAGAACGGTGCCGATGCGGTAGCCCTGTATTCCGGTAGTGTGGCCGATTTCCCGAACGGTTCTTCCGTCACTACGGAAAACCTGCTGGATGCCATAGCCTATGATACGAACGATAGTGATGATGCCGAGATCCTCACGCTGTTAAATGCCGGGGAACCCCAGGTCAATGAAGGTGAACTGGGCGATAAGGACAACCACTCCCTGCAACGAATGCCCAATGGTGGTGGCGGGGCCAGGAATACATCGACCTATTCACCGGCTGTTCCTACCCCCGGAATAGCCAATACTAACGGCGGGGACGATAAAACCGGGGTGCTGATCAACGAGATCGATGCCGATACGCCCGGCAGTGATGCTCTTGAATTTATAGAATTGTACGACGGCGGTACGGGAAATACTTCGCTGGACGGACTGGTACTGGTTTTATACAACGGTTCTATTGACGAAAGTTACCGGACCATTGACCTCAGCGGATATTCCACCGATGCCGATGGTTATTTTGTACTTGGTAATGAAGGTGTGGCCAATGTATCACTTATTTTTCCCGGTAACACCTTACAGAACGGTGCCGATGCAGTAGCCCTGTATTCCGGCAGTGCGGCCGATTTCCCGAACGGTTCGGCCATTACCACGGAAAACCT contains the following coding sequences:
- a CDS encoding SRPBCC family protein — encoded protein: MANIEHINYIKVPASEVYKALTTEKGLSEVWTRELKVRPEEGFINEFDFDDGYATKMKIDHLDENRKIVWNCVASDPEWIGTSVIFNLTEKDGVTTVTLNHANWKEVTEFYRWCNYNWGMFLLSLKTYCEDGKGLPFQERKF
- a CDS encoding VOC family protein is translated as MKLMPYLRFQDNCEEALQWYQSVFGGETSFRRFTEAPMDVPESHKNKIMHAELTFNDNTILACDSFPGQPVAHNTNSISLTVEIPDGKQAERIFGQLAEGGKVDMPFEKQFWNAYFGQLTDKFGKQWMINAPAEY
- a CDS encoding GlxA family transcriptional regulator translates to MELSILLTSHHRLLSVAAMLDVFQSVNRYFTEAGKAPFFDIQLLYGASEDYKDRYNGFNTKPINGVSRTDLVLIPAFASEDIRTLIAGNKDIIFWLNTQYKQGVEIASFCTGAFLLGASGLLNGRKATTHINATTAFANSFPNVLLQAREILTEDGGVYTSGGATNSFHLMLHLIKKYCGVEAAIYISKMFAIDMDREQQACYGTFTPNRNHGDELVKGIEQYIHEMYPEIHTIEEIVNEVPSSRRNMVRRFKKATGVTPIVYLQKIRMEAAKKMLEQTNKSIMEVMLEVGYRDEKSFRKLFKKNTGTTPVAYREKFKGVVLNA